The sequence below is a genomic window from Dictyostelium discoideum AX4 chromosome 5 chromosome, whole genome shotgun sequence.
GACTAAATTTTAACACCtccataattattttattctattttataatattttattttatttatttttttttttttttcttctaatATTGATATTAGAGGTAGTAAATgactattttaattttatacaGCCGCCATCACTCAGTTTAAATTTGAGATTTTACTGCTGATTTGTAATTCCATCTTCccaccatttttttttgccaAGTAagtaaattttcattatttgattgtaAACTAATTATTAACTACCAATTAAAATTCgttaaacaaaaataaaagatttttttttttatttttttatttttttttttttctaattgatattctctttttttattatatgttaactttaatttatataaaaaaaaaaatataaaaaaatttaggtgaaaaaataatatggcTTTTTTAGCACAACAATGAACATAAATTTAGTTAGTAAAAATCCTGACAGATTAATATTGCCATTATGTTAAGGTATGATATTATAtgacaattaaataaaaatagctttaatattaattaatttcttttttaaaaatttaatagacGTCAATTGATTTTCAAGACCAGAGAAATCCAATGTAAAAATTGTTAGCTCTTAAGATGATTCCAATCGAAAATAATTCCATAAAGCGTTAATCaagttaaataaaataataataataataataataataataataataataataataataataataataataataaaatgagccatattaatttcatcatgcATATACCACCTGTTTTTgggatgaaattaatatggctCAGAAtcgtgaaaaaaaaaaaattcaataatcatcaaatataaaatcaaggaattaataataataaaaaattcatgagattaataagaataataataataaataaaattgatgtaacaaaagtaaaaaaaaaaaaaaaaaaaaaaaaaaaaaaaaaaaaaaaaaaaaaaaaaaaaatcttttttatttttaagttgtaaaatttataatatattatattatattatataattgaatataaattaaaccCTCTTTTGAAAGattgtggaaaaaaaaaaaaaattttaagattatttcatttagtTATCCCTTTTTCCCACCAAAAAACCCTcacataattttttttatttaatttgggttgtattatttaaaaaaaaaaaaaaattatttaaaataaaaaaaaaaattatttaaaataaaaaaaaaaattgtaaattaaaaaatatgaaaaaaaaaaaataaaaaaaaaacaattatttttaccccatttttttttaagatattttgattttttgattttttttcaattagatattttttttttaattttcatttttttataatttttttttaaaattttaaaaataataatattaacaaactaaaatagtattaataaagGTTATAcattgtaataaaaaaataaaataaaaaaattaaaatgaccataataataactaaaaTAGcagataaaattattaaatcaaatcgTGTAAAAAATACCTTACAAGATATACATATTCATTCATCGAACTGTGGCTGTCATGgatcatttaaatcaaattcagtAATGAATCAaactttttcatcattttcatcattaacaACTGAAAAgaatgaacaacaacaacaacaactttttaaacaattttcaaattctaaACCAATTCCAATGGGTAGAAAAGTTGAATTAGATACAAGTAAAGTTATAGATAGTGTTTATTTTGGTAATacagaaaataataattatagaaCAAATAAAGGAAATACAGATTATGCATTTGAAGCAAGTGCAAATAACATAAGATTTGGTTCAGGTGTAACATATGAAGTTGGATATGACCTTTTGGATATGAATTGTAGAAATGTAATTGTTTTcactgataataatttattgaaGTTGGTAGATACTGATAAAGAAAGTGCAGTTGCAAAATGTTTATACTCTTTAGAAAAATGTGGAATAAAATATACTATATACAGTGACGTTTCAATTGAACCAACCGATACATCATTTAAAGATGCAATTTCAGTAATGGGTAAAGGTAGATACGATggtgttgttgctgttggtGGTGGATCAGTAATGGATACTGCCAAAGCTGCAAATCTTTATAATAGTTATCCACCTgctgataatgattttttagcATACATTAATCCACCAATTGGAAAAGGCTTACTTGTTCCAGGTCCATTAAAAAGACCATTGATTGCTATTCCCACCACATGTGGTACTGCTTCTGAAACAACCGGTGTTTGTATATTGGATATTAAATTGGGTGATGGTTTATCTGCAAAAACTGGTATTGCAAGTCGTCATTTAAAACCAATATTGGGTTTAGTAGATCCTGATAACTTGTTAACATTGCCATCCAATGTTGCAATTTCATCTGGTTTCGATCAATTGTGTCATGCATTAGAATCGTTTACTGCAATTCCATTCAATCAAAGATCACCACGTCCTCTTGCTCCAAATCAAAGACCATCGTATCAAGGCGCAAATCCAGTTTCTGATGTATGGTCATTAAGATCTTTGGAAATGCTTTGTAAGAATATTCATAGATTTGTATTGAATCCAAATGATGACTATGCTCGTTCTCAAATGATGTTGGCTGCTTCATATGCCGGACTTGGCTTTGGAAATTCAGGAGTTCATGCTTGCCATGGTATGAGTTATAGTATAAGTTCAATGGTTAAAGATTATAAACCTGAAGGTTATtatggtttaaaaaaaaatttaatccCTCATGGACAATCTGTTATTCTTTCAGCACCTGCAGTCTTTAAATTTACAGCTCCTTCTAATCCTGAACGTCATTTACTATTAGCAAAGATAATGGGTGCTGATATCTCAAATGCTTCTGAATCGGATGCAGGTGTATTATTATCCAATCAAATAGTAAAACTCATGAAGTTATTAAACGTCCCAAATGGTTTACAAGCATTGGGTTATAAAGAATCTGACATTGATAGTCTTGTAAAAGGAACACTTCCTCAACATAGAGTTACAAAATTAATGCCAAAGCAAGCTACATATGATGatctttataaattatttaaagattctatgacaatttattaaaaaaataaaaactattttaaaagatcaatctttctattattaaaacaacaataaaaatatataatttatttctatttttgggtttataatttgttttttttttttttttaaaaattgttttataaaataacaattattattttttattgttttttgtatttcaccaaaattattttatttaatcaatttcttatataaatacaaatatgCTGACGGAATGTTTGCAGATGGTTTGTTTATATCCAACTGATGGGACACCACCAACTATAATAgtttgatattgattttcGTTTCTGAATACCTggaattgtaaataatattctTGCTTTTGCTACCTTCCTTTTGGTATCAAACATGAATCGGGTTGAACTAAACCATTGTCAAGATTagcaaattaaaattattattccaTATAGTCgtcattaaatattatttttttttattattttttttttttattaattttttttttttaatattttataaagtgAAATTaactaattaaattaattatttgaaattaaaaaaaaaaaaaaaaattttgcttttttttttttaaccaatgGCACATTTACCTACCATTAATATTTGTACCAATATGATAAACCTGCTATTGATTTGCTAAAAAGCAATTGTATAcgtttattaatattattattgttggttgttatt
It includes:
- the adhfe1 gene encoding alcohol dehydrogenase iron-containing 1, which codes for MTIIITKIADKIIKSNRVKNTLQDIHIHSSNCGCHGSFKSNSVMNQTFSSFSSLTTEKNEQQQQQLFKQFSNSKPIPMGRKVELDTSKVIDSVYFGNTENNNYRTNKGNTDYAFEASANNIRFGSGVTYEVGYDLLDMNCRNVIVFTDNNLLKLVDTDKESAVAKCLYSLEKCGIKYTIYSDVSIEPTDTSFKDAISVMGKGRYDGVVAVGGGSVMDTAKAANLYNSYPPADNDFLAYINPPIGKGLLVPGPLKRPLIAIPTTCGTASETTGVCILDIKLGDGLSAKTGIASRHLKPILGLVDPDNLLTLPSNVAISSGFDQLCHALESFTAIPFNQRSPRPLAPNQRPSYQGANPVSDVWSLRSLEMLCKNIHRFVLNPNDDYARSQMMLAASYAGLGFGNSGVHACHGMSYSISSMVKDYKPEGYYGLKKNLIPHGQSVILSAPAVFKFTAPSNPERHLLLAKIMGADISNASESDAGVLLSNQIVKLMKLLNVPNGLQALGYKESDIDSLVKGTLPQHRVTKLMPKQATYDDLYKLFKDSMTIY